A window from Hirundo rustica isolate bHirRus1 chromosome 25, bHirRus1.pri.v3, whole genome shotgun sequence encodes these proteins:
- the ZBTB8OS gene encoding protein archease has protein sequence MAAEDRDYNLTEEQKAVKAKYPPLCKKYEYLDHTADVQLHAWGDTLEEAFEQCAMAMFGYMTDTGTVEPVDTVEVQAEGHDLLSLLFHFLDEWLYKFSADEFFIPREVKVLHIDRMQFKIRSIGWGEEFSLDKHPQGTEVKAITYSAMQICEDEKPEVFVIIDI, from the exons ATGGCAGCCGAGGACAGGGATTACAACCTGACCGAGGAGCAGAAGGCTGTCAAAGCCAAGTACCCCCCTCTCTGCAAGAAATATGAGT ATTTGGATCACACAGCAGACGTGCA GCTCCATGCCTGGGGAGACACGTTGGAAGAAGCCTTTGAGCAGTGTGCCATGGCCATGTTTGGCTACATGACAGACACAGGCACCGTGGAACCTGTGGATACAGTGGAGGTACAGGCAGAAG GGCATGACCTGTTGTCTCTTCTCTTCCACTTCCTGGATGAATGGCTGTATAAATTCAGTGCTGATGAGTTTTTTATACCCAGG GAAGTGAAAGTGCTTCACATTGACCGAATGCAGTTCAAAATAAGATCAATTGG GTGGGGAGAAGAGTTCTCTTTAGACAAACACCCACAG GGCACAGAAGTCAAAGCCATAACTTATTCAGCCATGCAGATCTGTGAAGATGAAAAGCCAGAAGTCTTTGTCATCATTGATATTTAG
- the RBBP4 gene encoding histone-binding protein RBBP4 isoform X3 has protein sequence MAAFDDAVEERVINEEYKIWKKNTPFLYDLVMTHALEWPSLTAQWLPDVTRPEGKDFSIHRLVLGTHTSDEQNHLVIASVQLPNDDAQFDASHYDSEKGEFGGFGSVSGKIEIEIKINHEGEVNRARYMPQNPCIIATKTPSSDVLVFDYTKHPSKPDPSGECNPDLRLRGHQKEGYGLSWNPNLSGHLLSASDDHTICLWDISAVPKEGKVVDAKTIFTGHTAVVEDVSWHLLHESLFGSVADDQKLMIWDTRSNNTSKPSHSVDAHTAEVNCLSFNPYSEFILATGSADKTVALWDLRNLKLKLHSFESHKDEIFQVQWSPHNETILASSGTDRRLNVWDLSKIGEEQSPEDAEDGPPELLFIHGGHTAKISDFSWNPNEPWVICSVSEDNIMQVWQMAENIYNDEDPEGSVDPEGQGS, from the exons ATGG CAGCCTTTGATGATGCAGTGGAAGAGCGTGTGATCAACGAGGAGTATAAGATATGGAAAAAGAACACCCCCTTCCTGTATGATTTGGTGATGACCCATGCCCTGGAGTGGCCCAGCTTGACTGCTCAGTGGCTTCCTGATGTCACAAG ACCTGAAGGCAAAGATTTCAGCATCCACAGGTTGGTGCTGGGCACCCACACCTCAGATGAGCAAAACCACCTGGTGATCGCCAGTGTGCAGCTGCCCAACGACGATGCCCAGTTTGATGCTTCCCACTATGACAGTGAGAAAGGAG AGTTTGGAGGCTTTGGCTCAGTAAGTGGaaaaattgaaattgaaatcAAGATCAACCACGAGGGAGAGGTGAACAGAGCCCGTTACATGCCCCAGAACCCCTGCATCATCGCCACCAAGACTCCCTCCAGCGATGTCCTGGTCTTTGATTACACCAAGCACCCCTCCAAACCAG ATCCTTCTGGAGAGTGCAACCCGGACCTGCGTCTCCGTGGGCACCAGAAGGAGGGATATGGGCTCTCCTGGAACCCAAACCTCAGCGGGCATTTGCTGAGCGCTTCTGATGATCAC ACCATTTGCTTGTGGGATATCAGTGCTGTTCCCAAAGAAGGCAAAGTGGTGGATGCCAAGACCATCTTCACGGGACACACAGCGGTGGTGGAAGATGTGTCCTGGCACCTGCTCCACGAATCCCTGTTTGGATCTGTTGCCGATGATCAGAAGCTCATGAT ctgggaCACCCGGTCAAACAACACCTCCAAACCCAGTCATTCCGTGGATGCTCACACAGCTGAGGTGAACTGCCTCTCCTTCAACCCCTACAGTGAGTTCATCCTGGCCACAGGATCAGCTGATAAG aCTGTTGCTCTGTGGGACTTGAGGAACCTAAAACTGAAGCTGCACTCCTTTGAATCACataaagatgaaatatttcag GTTCAGTGGTCTCCCCACAATGAAACCATCCTGGCCTCCAGTGGCACGGACCGCAGGCTAAATGTTTGGGACTTGAG taaAATTGGAGAGGAGCAATCCCCTGAGGATGCTGAGGATGgccccccagagctgctg TTTATCCATGGTGGTCACACTGCAAAGATCTCGGATTTCTCCTGGAATCCCAACGAGCCCTGGGTCATTTGTTCTGTATCAGAAGATAATATCATGCAAGTCTGGCAAATG GCAGAGAACATCTACAACGACGAAGATCCCGAAGGAAGCGTGGATCCTGAAGGTCAAGGATCCTAG
- the SYNC gene encoding syncoilin — translation MCSAEPAALGSRGGRDLMAQPEPPPEPQLDEAGASPAPQGAAEGAAPHPECPHTPPEPAGNGSKALHRGSPDPSRDPSLEQRAPGTQLDEDAGGAGIPLDGDVAGIPLDVDADGTGIPLAMDADSLEIPLDVDEGGTGIPADVDAAGVPLDVDEGGTGIPADVDAAGVPLDVDEGGMGIPADVEAAGIPLDVDEGGMGIPAAMDTEGAGIPADAVGAGIPLDMDTEGAGSPLDADATEHQCLTLEELGNYFQECIEIVEQLERERDSLIAELAQLREPALREIRHAHEEIQAACRLLAKVELERDNLRDEIRQIKQKLFKVTKECVACQYQLESRRHDLSQHAAYQGELESQAGQLSGELSQLKETCEKEKEVLRQRLEAPPCRQDNLYLQESRRLSAEFESFVAESRRGLEEHYEPQLLRLLERREAGAKALQEMQGEIQGMKEALRPLQGEVSRLRLQNRSLEEQIVLVKQKRDEEVGQYREQVEELEDRLKELKNGVQLQQRKNQELEELRTSLHRELSIYKSCLEIYGHLCKSEEKAEQDC, via the exons ATGTGCAGCGCAGAGCCCGCGGCGCTGGGCTCCAGGGGAGGAAG ggACCTGATGGCGCAGCCCGAGCCCCCTCCAGAGCCGCAGCTGGATGAAGCCGGAgcgtccccagccccacagggagcagctgaaggagctgctccaCACCCAGAATGTCCCCACACCCCGCCGGAGCCAGCGGGGAACGGATCCAAAGCCCTGCACAGGGGCAGCCCAGACCCCAGCAGGGATCCCTCCTTGGAGCAAAGGGCACCAGGGACGCAGCTGGATGAGGACGCAGGCGGGGCTGGGATCCCGCTGGATGGGGACGTGGCCGGAATCCCGCTGGACGTGGATGCAGATGGGACAGGAATCCCACTGGCCATGGACGCAGACAGCCTAGAGATTCCGCTGGACGTGGATGAAGGTGGGACGGGGATCCCAGCGGATGTGGATGCGGCAGGAGTCCCGCTGGACGTGGATGAAGGTGGGACGGGGATCCCAGCGGATGTGGATGCAGCAGGAGTCCCGCTGGACGTGGATGAAGGTGGGATGGGGATCCCAGCGGATGTGGAAGCGGCAGGAATCCCGCTGGACGTGGATGAAGGTGGGATGGGGATCCCAGCAGCCATGGACACAGAAGGGGCAGGGATCCCAGCCGACGCAGTTGGGGCAGGAATCCCACTGGACATGGACACAGAGGGAGCAGGCAGCCCTCTGGACGCTGATGCCACAGAGCACCAGTGCCTGACCCTGGAAGAGCTGGGCAATTACTTCCAGGAGTGCATCGAGATcgtggagcagctggagagggagagggacagcCTGATCGCCGAGCTGGCCCAGCTGCGCGAGCCGGCGCTGCGGGAGATCCGCCACGCGCACGAGGAGATTCAGGCGGCCTGCAGGCTGCTGGCCAAggtggagctggagagggacaacCTGCGCGACGAGATCCGGCAGATCAAGCAGAAGCTCTTCAAGGTGACCAAGGAGTGCGTGGCCTGCCAGTACCAGCTGGAGAGCCGGCGGCACGACCTCTCGCAGCACGCCGCCTACCAGGGCGAGCTGGAGAGCCAGGCCGGGCAGCTCTCGGGAGAACTGTCCCAGCTGAAGGAGACCTGcgagaaggagaaggaagtcCTGAGGCAGCGCCTGGAGGCTCCTCCGTGCCGCCAGGACAACCTGTACCTCCAGGAGAGCCGCCGGCTTTCCGCGGAGTTCGAGAGCTTCGTGGCCGAGAGCCGGCGGGGGCTGGAGGAGCACTACGAGCCGCAGCTGCTGCGGCTGCTGGAGCGGCGCGAGGCCGGGGCCAAGGCGCTGCAGGAGATGCAGGGAGAGATCCAGGGCATGAAGGAAGCGCTGAGGCCCTTGCAGGGCGAGGTCAGCCGGCTGAGGCTGCAGAACcgcagcctggaggagcagatTGTGCTGGTCAAGCAGAAAAGGGATGAGGAGGTCGGGCAGTACCGG GAGCaggtggaggagctggaggacagGCTGAAGGAGCTCAAGAACGgggtccagctccagcagcgcaagaaccaggagctggaggagctcaggacCAGCCTCCACCGGGAGCTCTCCATCTACAA GAGCTGCTTAGAAATCTACGGCCACCTCTGCAAATcggaagaaaaagcagagcaggactgtTAA
- the RBBP4 gene encoding histone-binding protein RBBP4 isoform X1 yields the protein MADKEAAFDDAVEERVINEEYKIWKKNTPFLYDLVMTHALEWPSLTAQWLPDVTRPEGKDFSIHRLVLGTHTSDEQNHLVIASVQLPNDDAQFDASHYDSEKGEFGGFGSVSGKIEIEIKINHEGEVNRARYMPQNPCIIATKTPSSDVLVFDYTKHPSKPDPSGECNPDLRLRGHQKEGYGLSWNPNLSGHLLSASDDHTICLWDISAVPKEGKVVDAKTIFTGHTAVVEDVSWHLLHESLFGSVADDQKLMIWDTRSNNTSKPSHSVDAHTAEVNCLSFNPYSEFILATGSADKTVALWDLRNLKLKLHSFESHKDEIFQVQWSPHNETILASSGTDRRLNVWDLSKIGEEQSPEDAEDGPPELLFIHGGHTAKISDFSWNPNEPWVICSVSEDNIMQVWQMAENIYNDEDPEGSVDPEGQGS from the exons atGGCGGACAAGGAAG CAGCCTTTGATGATGCAGTGGAAGAGCGTGTGATCAACGAGGAGTATAAGATATGGAAAAAGAACACCCCCTTCCTGTATGATTTGGTGATGACCCATGCCCTGGAGTGGCCCAGCTTGACTGCTCAGTGGCTTCCTGATGTCACAAG ACCTGAAGGCAAAGATTTCAGCATCCACAGGTTGGTGCTGGGCACCCACACCTCAGATGAGCAAAACCACCTGGTGATCGCCAGTGTGCAGCTGCCCAACGACGATGCCCAGTTTGATGCTTCCCACTATGACAGTGAGAAAGGAG AGTTTGGAGGCTTTGGCTCAGTAAGTGGaaaaattgaaattgaaatcAAGATCAACCACGAGGGAGAGGTGAACAGAGCCCGTTACATGCCCCAGAACCCCTGCATCATCGCCACCAAGACTCCCTCCAGCGATGTCCTGGTCTTTGATTACACCAAGCACCCCTCCAAACCAG ATCCTTCTGGAGAGTGCAACCCGGACCTGCGTCTCCGTGGGCACCAGAAGGAGGGATATGGGCTCTCCTGGAACCCAAACCTCAGCGGGCATTTGCTGAGCGCTTCTGATGATCAC ACCATTTGCTTGTGGGATATCAGTGCTGTTCCCAAAGAAGGCAAAGTGGTGGATGCCAAGACCATCTTCACGGGACACACAGCGGTGGTGGAAGATGTGTCCTGGCACCTGCTCCACGAATCCCTGTTTGGATCTGTTGCCGATGATCAGAAGCTCATGAT ctgggaCACCCGGTCAAACAACACCTCCAAACCCAGTCATTCCGTGGATGCTCACACAGCTGAGGTGAACTGCCTCTCCTTCAACCCCTACAGTGAGTTCATCCTGGCCACAGGATCAGCTGATAAG aCTGTTGCTCTGTGGGACTTGAGGAACCTAAAACTGAAGCTGCACTCCTTTGAATCACataaagatgaaatatttcag GTTCAGTGGTCTCCCCACAATGAAACCATCCTGGCCTCCAGTGGCACGGACCGCAGGCTAAATGTTTGGGACTTGAG taaAATTGGAGAGGAGCAATCCCCTGAGGATGCTGAGGATGgccccccagagctgctg TTTATCCATGGTGGTCACACTGCAAAGATCTCGGATTTCTCCTGGAATCCCAACGAGCCCTGGGTCATTTGTTCTGTATCAGAAGATAATATCATGCAAGTCTGGCAAATG GCAGAGAACATCTACAACGACGAAGATCCCGAAGGAAGCGTGGATCCTGAAGGTCAAGGATCCTAG
- the RBBP4 gene encoding histone-binding protein RBBP4 isoform X2 — translation MADKEAFDDAVEERVINEEYKIWKKNTPFLYDLVMTHALEWPSLTAQWLPDVTRPEGKDFSIHRLVLGTHTSDEQNHLVIASVQLPNDDAQFDASHYDSEKGEFGGFGSVSGKIEIEIKINHEGEVNRARYMPQNPCIIATKTPSSDVLVFDYTKHPSKPDPSGECNPDLRLRGHQKEGYGLSWNPNLSGHLLSASDDHTICLWDISAVPKEGKVVDAKTIFTGHTAVVEDVSWHLLHESLFGSVADDQKLMIWDTRSNNTSKPSHSVDAHTAEVNCLSFNPYSEFILATGSADKTVALWDLRNLKLKLHSFESHKDEIFQVQWSPHNETILASSGTDRRLNVWDLSKIGEEQSPEDAEDGPPELLFIHGGHTAKISDFSWNPNEPWVICSVSEDNIMQVWQMAENIYNDEDPEGSVDPEGQGS, via the exons atGGCGGACAAGGAAG CCTTTGATGATGCAGTGGAAGAGCGTGTGATCAACGAGGAGTATAAGATATGGAAAAAGAACACCCCCTTCCTGTATGATTTGGTGATGACCCATGCCCTGGAGTGGCCCAGCTTGACTGCTCAGTGGCTTCCTGATGTCACAAG ACCTGAAGGCAAAGATTTCAGCATCCACAGGTTGGTGCTGGGCACCCACACCTCAGATGAGCAAAACCACCTGGTGATCGCCAGTGTGCAGCTGCCCAACGACGATGCCCAGTTTGATGCTTCCCACTATGACAGTGAGAAAGGAG AGTTTGGAGGCTTTGGCTCAGTAAGTGGaaaaattgaaattgaaatcAAGATCAACCACGAGGGAGAGGTGAACAGAGCCCGTTACATGCCCCAGAACCCCTGCATCATCGCCACCAAGACTCCCTCCAGCGATGTCCTGGTCTTTGATTACACCAAGCACCCCTCCAAACCAG ATCCTTCTGGAGAGTGCAACCCGGACCTGCGTCTCCGTGGGCACCAGAAGGAGGGATATGGGCTCTCCTGGAACCCAAACCTCAGCGGGCATTTGCTGAGCGCTTCTGATGATCAC ACCATTTGCTTGTGGGATATCAGTGCTGTTCCCAAAGAAGGCAAAGTGGTGGATGCCAAGACCATCTTCACGGGACACACAGCGGTGGTGGAAGATGTGTCCTGGCACCTGCTCCACGAATCCCTGTTTGGATCTGTTGCCGATGATCAGAAGCTCATGAT ctgggaCACCCGGTCAAACAACACCTCCAAACCCAGTCATTCCGTGGATGCTCACACAGCTGAGGTGAACTGCCTCTCCTTCAACCCCTACAGTGAGTTCATCCTGGCCACAGGATCAGCTGATAAG aCTGTTGCTCTGTGGGACTTGAGGAACCTAAAACTGAAGCTGCACTCCTTTGAATCACataaagatgaaatatttcag GTTCAGTGGTCTCCCCACAATGAAACCATCCTGGCCTCCAGTGGCACGGACCGCAGGCTAAATGTTTGGGACTTGAG taaAATTGGAGAGGAGCAATCCCCTGAGGATGCTGAGGATGgccccccagagctgctg TTTATCCATGGTGGTCACACTGCAAAGATCTCGGATTTCTCCTGGAATCCCAACGAGCCCTGGGTCATTTGTTCTGTATCAGAAGATAATATCATGCAAGTCTGGCAAATG GCAGAGAACATCTACAACGACGAAGATCCCGAAGGAAGCGTGGATCCTGAAGGTCAAGGATCCTAG